From Haliotis asinina isolate JCU_RB_2024 chromosome 8, JCU_Hal_asi_v2, whole genome shotgun sequence, a single genomic window includes:
- the LOC137295032 gene encoding proton-coupled folate transporter-like, giving the protein METEPLLQKVEESPESGVKKSQIKNLLFGNMILFISTLATSMYTPAMSQYLYKRVTEDVFGNQTLAGKGPMNQTCYLNTSTPDYILQEKAQQIAADKQMQFTLLKTSLAIVSNIMLGSYSDSVGRKLLYAVPLTGHCLRFGFTAVIIYWNLDINWFFIPEGLDGLSGSYFALLLASYAYAADNTPATGARTMGIAFVEFFENIGSAMSATATGYFIQDVNFFYPTLTATLIALVDILLVVTLLPERKGIKKAKSNWITPLEGCRRVFGFYVLEGTKRKRLCFVLAILIFVFTALPGVGASNIDTLFKLNLPFCWTPEKIGYYSTISSVAQQVVGVPLTRLLQCCCIDEVIGVIGSVAIGLADSLQSIVNKDWMMYGIAGIKTPAATLFPVVRSTLSKLAPANKQGSLFASIAVVETTCSLVGTPIFSNIYQATVVVWRGMVFVVLGGTHIVAAIILVIYIFVSKPIRQKRDVLEVQRDVQQDQSGAHAQRAVTVHQGTQTDVTIDPDTHVPELSSAGLEVSEVTQASIYVHVQSEFGEEDGHYVKTDG; this is encoded by the exons ATGGAAACAGAACCGCTCCTGCAAAAGGTGGAGGAGTCCCCCGAATCTGGAGTCAAGAAATCTCAAATCAAGAATCTCCTCTTTGGAAATATGATATTATTCATATCAACTCTAGCGACGTCGATGTATACGCCAGCGATGAGCCAGTATCTCTACAAACGGGTGACAGAGGACGTGTTTGGCAATCAAACTCTGGCAGGAAAAGGACCAATGAATCAAACATGTTACCTGAACACGTCAACCCCAGACTACATACTTCAGGAGAAGGCACAGCAGATCGCTGCAGACAAACAAATGCAGTTCACACTTCTGAAAACTAGTCTAGCCATCGTCAGTAACATAATGCTCGGTTCCTACTCGGACTCTGTTGGTCGCAAGCTTCTCTATGCCGTGCCACTCACTGGCCACTGTTTGAGATTTGGATTTACAGCAGTCATTATCTACTGGAACTTGGATATCAACTGGTTTTTTATTCCAGAAGGTTTAGATGGGCTATCGGGGAGCTATTTCGCCTTACTGCTTGCATCGTATGCCTATGCTGCTGACAACACCCCAGCAACAGGTGCTCGAACCATGGGCATAGCCTTCGTGGAGTTCTTTGAGAACATAGGATCTGCGATGTCAGCAACAGCAACAGGCTACTTCATCCAAGACGTGAACTTCTTCTACCCGACACTGACTGCCACGTTGATTGCTCTCGTTGACATTCTCCTAGTGGTGACACTGCTGCCAGAGAGAAAGGGGATTAAAAAGGCAAAGAGCAATTGGATTACGCCTCTTGAAGGATGTCGGCGAGTGTTCGGATTTTATGTTTTGGAGGGTACTAAGCGAAAGAGATTGTGCTTCGTATTAGCTATCTTGATTTTCGTTTTCACGGCGTTACCAGGCGTAGGGGCATCTAATATTGACacacttttcaaactgaacCTTCCATTTTGCTGGACACCTGAGAAAATAGGTTACTACAGTACAATCAGCTCAGTGGCGCAACAGGTGGTCGGTGTTCCGTTGACGCGACTGTTGCAGTGTTGCTGTATAGATGAGGTGATCGGAGTGATTGGTTCAGTGGCGATAGGCTTAGCAGACAGCCTTCAGTCCATCGTCAACAAAGACTGGATGATGTATGGAA TTGCGGGAATCAAGACTCCTGCTGCCACGCTGTTCCCAGTAGTACGCTCCACACTGTCCAAGTTAGCTCCGGCTAACAAACAAG GTTCCCTATTTGCCAGTATAGCGGTGGTTGAGACCACATGCTCTCTGGTAGGGACTCCTATCTTCAGCAATATCTATCAGGCCACGGTGGTAGTTTGGAGAGGTATGGTGTTCGTCGTCTTGGGAGGCACACATATCGTCGCTGCTATTATTCTTGT GATCTATATATTCGTGTCAAAACCGATCAGACAGAAGCGAGATGTTCTGGAGGTTCAGCGTGATGTTCAGCAGGATCAGTCTGGGGCTCATGCTCAGCGCGCGGTTACAGTGCACCAAGGGACACAGACAGACGTAACCATTGATCCAGACACGCACGTGCCTGAGCTGTCTTCGGCAGGCCTAGAGGTGTCAGAGGTCACCCAGGCCAGCATATACGTTCATGTCCAGTCAGAGTTTGGCGAAGAGGATGGACACTATGTGAAAACAGACGGGTAG